The proteins below are encoded in one region of Legionella antarctica:
- a CDS encoding dodecin domain-containing protein codes for MKSIEVFTGFSESGIDDAIQNALDKAGNPIQFEVIETQWSRDNESNRQYHATLKTVTK; via the coding sequence ATGAAAAGTATAGAAGTTTTTACAGGATTTTCGGAATCAGGAATTGATGATGCAATTCAAAATGCATTAGACAAAGCTGGTAATCCCATTCAATTTGAAGTGATAGAAACACAATGGTCTCGAGACAATGAGTCCAACCGCCAATATCACGCAACCCTTAAAACCGTGACTAAATAA
- a CDS encoding CoA-acylating methylmalonate-semialdehyde dehydrogenase, translated as MVYNVPHHIGGQAVNETNTESHPVYNPALGEAIGEVHVASKATCDKAVATAKEAGMEWAQTPAIKRARILFRFRDLLEKNQMDLARIVTREHGKTIDDAKGSVARAIEVVELHCGLVNQLKGDFSANVASHIDCHTIRQPLGVCAGVSPFNFPVMVPIWMMIPAIACGNTFILKPSEQDPSAPVRLLELLTEAGLPAGVANCLQGNKTTVEHLLAHPDIAAFTAVASTPVAQSIYTTATAYGKRAHTFGGAKNHCVVMPDADLDQAANAIVGAAYGSAGERCMAISVVVAVGDQTADALIAKMAPQIRAMRIDAGDVANTDMGPLISEAHRQKVLTAIEKGVGEGAKLIIDGRTFKHAQHEQGFFLGPCLFDGVEEHMSVYQNEIFGPVLVIVRVQNFEQAVTFVNKNQYGNGTAIFTRDGFSAREYSQRVQVGMVGINIPIPVPIANHPFGGWKRSAFGDTNMHGEESIHFYTRRKTVTSKWPVNVLKENAFAMPTHE; from the coding sequence ATGGTATATAACGTGCCACACCATATAGGTGGTCAAGCGGTTAACGAAACAAATACGGAAAGCCACCCTGTTTACAATCCTGCTTTAGGCGAAGCCATTGGCGAGGTACATGTCGCCTCCAAAGCAACCTGTGACAAGGCGGTTGCCACGGCAAAAGAAGCAGGGATGGAATGGGCGCAAACCCCAGCGATAAAGAGAGCGCGAATTTTATTTAGATTCAGAGATTTGTTAGAAAAAAACCAAATGGATCTAGCCCGAATTGTAACTCGTGAACACGGTAAAACGATAGATGATGCTAAAGGATCGGTAGCTCGCGCCATCGAGGTGGTCGAATTACATTGTGGCCTGGTAAATCAGCTCAAAGGTGATTTTTCAGCCAATGTAGCCAGTCATATTGATTGTCATACGATAAGACAACCGTTGGGGGTCTGTGCTGGAGTATCTCCTTTTAATTTTCCGGTAATGGTTCCTATTTGGATGATGATCCCTGCCATAGCTTGTGGTAATACCTTTATCCTTAAACCTTCAGAACAAGACCCCTCTGCTCCCGTTCGTTTGCTGGAGTTATTAACCGAGGCCGGTTTACCTGCAGGCGTTGCCAATTGTTTACAGGGCAATAAAACCACCGTGGAGCATTTATTAGCTCACCCCGACATTGCAGCCTTTACTGCGGTAGCTTCTACCCCAGTTGCTCAATCTATTTACACCACTGCTACTGCCTATGGTAAGCGAGCTCATACTTTTGGTGGAGCTAAAAATCACTGTGTGGTTATGCCTGATGCAGATTTGGATCAAGCAGCCAATGCCATAGTTGGTGCAGCATATGGCTCTGCAGGCGAACGTTGTATGGCCATCTCGGTGGTCGTTGCGGTAGGCGATCAAACTGCCGATGCCCTGATTGCTAAAATGGCACCTCAGATTCGAGCCATGCGCATTGATGCTGGTGATGTTGCAAACACAGATATGGGGCCTCTGATTAGTGAGGCTCATCGTCAAAAAGTCCTGACGGCTATAGAAAAGGGCGTAGGAGAAGGGGCCAAATTAATCATTGATGGCAGAACATTTAAACACGCTCAACATGAACAAGGGTTTTTCCTCGGTCCATGCCTTTTTGATGGAGTAGAAGAGCACATGTCAGTGTATCAAAATGAAATTTTCGGTCCTGTTTTAGTGATCGTCAGAGTACAAAATTTTGAACAGGCTGTTACCTTCGTTAATAAGAATCAATACGGTAATGGCACCGCCATTTTCACTCGGGATGGATTCAGTGCGCGTGAATACAGCCAACGTGTTCAGGTGGGTATGGTAGGAATTAATATTCCTATACCTGTTCCCATCGCCAACCACCCCTTTGGGGGCTGGAAACGATCTGCCTTTGGCGATACCAATATGCATGGTGAAGAAAGCATTCATTTTTATACTCGTCGCAAAACAGTAACCAGTAAATGGCCCGTCAATGTGTTAAAGGAAAATGCTTTTGCAATGCCCACCCATGAATAA